In Pseudomonas nunensis, a single window of DNA contains:
- a CDS encoding thioesterase II family protein, translating into MTKLTLLCLPYSGASAMVYSRWRRKLPEWLQLQPVELPGRGARFDEPLHTDMRALAMQLAKELRPTLKAPYALFGHSLGALMACELAHAFRALGCPEPVALFASGTAAPSMRADYDRGFAEPKTDAELIDQLRTLNGTSEEVLANEELMSLTLPILRADFLLCGRFQPVQRPLLKCPVHVLGGKADKATTEQLIGWSKETQGSFSVDMLAGGHFFIHEHEAKVLRVIKDQLDVHHRRHAMAVSA; encoded by the coding sequence GTGACCAAGCTGACTCTGCTGTGCCTGCCGTATTCCGGCGCCAGCGCCATGGTCTACAGCCGCTGGCGGCGCAAGTTGCCGGAGTGGCTGCAACTGCAACCGGTCGAGTTGCCGGGTCGCGGCGCCCGTTTCGATGAACCCTTGCACACCGATATGCGCGCGCTGGCCATGCAATTGGCCAAGGAACTGCGTCCGACGTTGAAAGCGCCGTATGCCTTGTTCGGCCACAGCCTCGGCGCGTTGATGGCCTGTGAACTGGCCCACGCCTTTCGTGCGCTTGGCTGCCCGGAACCGGTTGCGCTGTTCGCCTCTGGCACCGCCGCGCCGAGCATGCGCGCCGACTATGATCGCGGCTTCGCCGAACCCAAGACCGATGCCGAGCTGATCGACCAGTTGCGCACCCTCAATGGCACCAGCGAAGAAGTGCTGGCCAATGAAGAGCTGATGAGCCTGACCCTGCCGATCCTGCGCGCCGACTTCCTGTTGTGCGGGCGTTTCCAGCCGGTGCAGCGCCCGCTGCTCAAATGCCCGGTGCATGTGCTCGGCGGCAAGGCTGACAAGGCCACCACCGAGCAATTGATCGGCTGGAGCAAGGAAACCCAGGGCAGCTTCTCGGTGGACATGCTGGCGGGCGGGCACTTCTTCATTCATGAGCACGAAGCCAAGGTGCTGCGGGTGATCAAGGATCAACTGGACGTGCACCATCGGCGGCATGCGATGGCTGTCAGCGCCTGA
- a CDS encoding MFS transporter: MANPYRELFKAPGAGAFVLAGMIARMPISMTGIGLITMLSQLKGGYGLAGAVAATFALATAFCAPQVSRLVDRYGQSRILPVSALLGGGALLMLLLCTRLQAPNWTLFAFAALAGCMPSMSAMVRARWTELYRGQPQLQTAYALESVLDEVCFIVGPPLSVGLCVVAFPEAGPLAALLMLAIGVTAFVLQRSTEPPVHPHEVQHQGSIIRSGEIRLLMLLMTAMGVIVGVVDVVSVAFAQQQGQPAAASIVLSVYAIGSCLAGLVFGALRSKLPLPRLFLYGGVMTAVTTLPLLLATNIFGLALAVFVAGLFFAPTLIVAMALVERIVTPAKLTEGLTWLITGLSIGVAIGAASSGWLVDAFGARSGFWVAIAAGAVVLGSAIQSFRHLK; this comes from the coding sequence ATGGCAAACCCCTACCGCGAACTGTTCAAAGCCCCTGGCGCCGGGGCCTTCGTGCTGGCCGGGATGATCGCGCGCATGCCGATTTCCATGACCGGCATCGGCCTGATCACCATGCTCTCGCAGTTAAAGGGTGGCTACGGACTGGCCGGCGCGGTGGCGGCAACCTTCGCCCTGGCCACGGCTTTCTGTGCTCCACAGGTGTCACGCTTGGTGGATCGCTACGGCCAGAGCCGGATCCTGCCGGTGTCGGCGCTGCTCGGCGGGGGAGCGCTGTTGATGCTGTTGCTGTGCACCCGCTTGCAGGCGCCGAACTGGACGCTGTTCGCGTTCGCCGCGCTGGCCGGGTGCATGCCGAGCATGTCGGCGATGGTCCGGGCGCGCTGGACCGAGCTCTATCGCGGGCAGCCGCAACTGCAAACCGCGTATGCCCTGGAATCGGTGCTGGATGAAGTCTGCTTTATCGTCGGCCCGCCGCTGTCGGTGGGGCTGTGCGTGGTCGCGTTCCCCGAGGCGGGTCCATTGGCGGCGTTGCTGATGCTCGCAATCGGGGTCACCGCGTTTGTCTTGCAGCGCAGCACCGAGCCGCCGGTGCACCCGCATGAAGTTCAGCATCAGGGCTCGATCATTCGCTCGGGTGAAATCCGCCTGCTGATGCTGTTGATGACCGCCATGGGCGTGATCGTCGGCGTGGTGGACGTGGTCAGTGTCGCCTTCGCCCAGCAACAGGGCCAACCGGCGGCGGCGAGCATCGTGCTGTCGGTGTACGCCATCGGCTCGTGCCTGGCCGGGTTGGTGTTTGGTGCGTTGCGCTCGAAATTGCCGTTGCCGCGACTGTTCCTGTATGGCGGTGTGATGACGGCGGTGACCACGTTGCCGTTGCTGTTGGCGACGAATATTTTCGGGTTGGCGCTGGCGGTATTTGTGGCTGGGCTGTTCTTCGCGCCGACACTGATTGTGGCGATGGCGTTGGTGGAGCGCATCGTCACGCCGGCCAAACTGACCGAAGGCCTGACGTGGCTGATCACCGGGTTGAGCATCGGCGTGGCGATTGGCGCGGCGAGTTCCGGGTGGCTGGTGGATGCGTTTGGCGCGCGTAGCGGGTTTTGGGTGGCGATTGCGGCGGGGGCGGTGGTGCTGGGCTCAGCCATCCAAAGCTTCCGTCATTTGAAATAA
- a CDS encoding glycoside hydrolase family 15 protein — protein sequence MADHHPERQSAIDAHGIIGDMRSAALVNDKGSVDFFCWPEFDSPSIFCSLLDTPEAGIFQLAPDLPDARREQIYLPDTNVLQTRWLSDCAVVEVTDLLPIGDSEDDLPMLMRRVRVVSGTATMRMRCAVRHDYARAKTSASLDDKDAVFDAADQPSLRLSSDQALSLDDNAAVAEFTLKQGESAAFLLGAIDDPRFKEGAAEMCMERTLKFWRDWIGQSNYRGRWREMVNRSALALKLLTSRKHGAILAAATFGLPETPGGERNWDYRYTWIRDASFTVYAFMRLGFVEEANAYMKWMRHRVSDCHGQSMKINILYAIDGRQELPETELTHLAGHGGAKPVRIGNGAYNQIQLDIFGELMDAVYLVNKYGEAISHEGWKHTVEVVDQVCETWQTEDVGIWEMRGEQHHFLHSRLMCWVAVDRAIRLASKRSLPAPFARWDQTRQAIYADIWENFWNEERGHFVQHIGGTALDGSMLLMPLVRFVSAKDPRWLSTLEAIQKTLVRDGMVYRYRNEDSQIDGLSGTEGAFAACSFWYVECLARAGQVEKAHLEFEQLLRYANPLGLYAEEFDSHARHLGNTPQALTHLALISAASFLDRKLSGEKNYWQP from the coding sequence ATGGCTGATCATCATCCCGAACGACAAAGCGCCATCGACGCCCACGGCATCATTGGCGACATGCGCAGTGCAGCGTTGGTCAACGACAAGGGCAGCGTGGATTTCTTCTGCTGGCCGGAGTTCGACAGCCCGTCGATCTTCTGCTCGCTGCTGGACACTCCCGAAGCCGGGATCTTCCAATTAGCCCCGGACCTGCCCGACGCCCGCCGCGAGCAAATCTACCTGCCGGACACCAACGTGCTGCAAACCCGCTGGCTGAGTGACTGCGCCGTGGTCGAAGTCACCGATTTGTTGCCCATCGGTGACAGCGAAGATGACCTGCCGATGCTGATGCGCCGGGTGCGGGTGGTCAGCGGCACCGCGACGATGCGCATGCGCTGCGCGGTACGGCATGACTACGCCCGGGCCAAGACCAGCGCGAGCCTGGATGACAAGGATGCTGTTTTCGACGCGGCCGATCAGCCGTCCCTGCGCCTGTCTTCGGATCAGGCACTGAGCCTGGATGACAACGCCGCCGTCGCCGAATTCACCCTCAAACAGGGTGAAAGCGCGGCGTTTTTGCTGGGCGCCATCGACGACCCGCGCTTCAAGGAAGGCGCTGCCGAGATGTGCATGGAACGCACCCTGAAGTTCTGGCGCGACTGGATCGGCCAGTCCAACTATCGCGGGCGCTGGCGGGAAATGGTCAACCGCTCGGCCCTGGCGCTGAAGCTGCTGACCTCGCGCAAACACGGCGCGATTCTCGCCGCCGCGACCTTCGGCCTCCCGGAAACCCCCGGCGGCGAGCGCAACTGGGATTACCGCTACACCTGGATCCGCGACGCCTCGTTCACCGTCTACGCGTTTATGCGCCTGGGTTTCGTCGAGGAAGCCAACGCCTACATGAAATGGATGCGCCATCGGGTCAGCGATTGCCACGGCCAGTCGATGAAAATCAACATCCTCTACGCCATCGACGGTCGCCAGGAACTGCCGGAAACCGAACTCACACACTTGGCCGGCCACGGCGGCGCGAAACCGGTGCGCATTGGTAATGGCGCCTACAACCAGATCCAGCTCGACATTTTTGGCGAGCTGATGGACGCGGTGTATCTCGTCAACAAGTACGGCGAAGCCATCTCCCATGAGGGCTGGAAACATACCGTGGAAGTGGTCGATCAGGTCTGCGAAACCTGGCAGACCGAAGACGTCGGCATCTGGGAAATGCGCGGCGAGCAGCATCACTTTTTGCACTCGCGATTGATGTGCTGGGTCGCCGTCGACCGGGCGATTCGTCTGGCCTCGAAACGCTCCCTGCCCGCCCCGTTCGCCCGTTGGGACCAGACCCGCCAGGCGATTTACGCCGACATCTGGGAAAACTTCTGGAACGAAGAGCGCGGGCATTTCGTGCAGCACATCGGCGGCACCGCCCTCGACGGCTCGATGCTGCTGATGCCGTTGGTGCGCTTCGTCAGCGCCAAGGACCCGCGCTGGCTCTCGACCCTGGAAGCGATCCAGAAAACCCTGGTGCGCGACGGCATGGTCTACCGCTATCGCAACGAAGACAGCCAGATCGACGGCCTGTCCGGCACCGAAGGCGCGTTCGCCGCGTGTTCGTTCTGGTACGTCGAATGCCTGGCCCGGGCGGGTCAGGTTGAGAAAGCGCATCTGGAGTTTGAACAGCTGCTGCGCTATGCCAACCCGTTGGGGTTGTATGCCGAGGAGTTCGACAGCCATGCGCGACATCTGGGGAATACGCCGCAGGCGCTGACGCACCTGGCGCTGATCAGTGCGGCGAGTTTTCTCGATCGTAAATTGAGTGGGGAGAAGAATTACTGGCAGCCTTGA
- a CDS encoding cupin-like domain-containing protein — MDLQTILGKLFANAGAVGIEGVFQFVFGPHQAYWSEVNASSRTEAGRHASPDVTIEVAEKDFLGIMGGVANVEELFASGRLKIGGNMGLATMLPQIIDHARHGAAVVEKVDMNKRYPTPPRFSERLTASLPTQRTVERRPRSELSKHEFATQYLPNGIPLVISDALQDWPLFKLSREESLVHFAELQGITRHGDYVKKTFSTERDFRSTSMAEFIASLDSPAVKGANGEPPAYMGNNILPAQLMQQIKYPPYFDQSLFIPPRIWIGPKGTLTPLHRDDTDNLFAQVWGQKTFTLAAPHHREALGTWSTAPKGGLDGCDFNPDAPDYQRFPQARDVTFLRVTLEAGDLLFLPEGWFHQVESVSTSLSVNFWVNSGRGW, encoded by the coding sequence GTGGACTTGCAGACCATCCTGGGCAAACTGTTCGCCAATGCCGGCGCCGTCGGCATCGAAGGGGTTTTTCAATTCGTCTTCGGCCCGCACCAGGCGTACTGGTCCGAGGTCAATGCCAGCAGCCGCACCGAAGCCGGGCGCCACGCCAGCCCAGACGTGACCATTGAAGTGGCGGAGAAAGATTTTCTCGGGATCATGGGCGGCGTGGCCAACGTCGAGGAACTGTTCGCCAGCGGCCGCTTGAAGATCGGCGGCAACATGGGCCTGGCGACCATGCTGCCGCAAATCATTGACCACGCCCGACATGGCGCGGCGGTGGTGGAAAAGGTCGACATGAACAAGCGCTACCCGACTCCGCCGCGTTTCAGTGAACGGCTCACTGCGAGCCTGCCGACCCAGCGCACGGTCGAACGCCGGCCGCGCAGCGAATTGTCGAAGCACGAGTTCGCTACGCAATACCTGCCCAATGGCATCCCTTTAGTCATCAGCGATGCCTTGCAGGACTGGCCGTTGTTCAAGCTCAGCCGTGAAGAATCGCTGGTGCATTTCGCCGAACTGCAAGGCATCACCCGCCATGGCGATTACGTGAAGAAGACCTTCTCCACGGAACGGGATTTCCGCTCCACGTCCATGGCCGAATTCATTGCCTCGCTGGACAGCCCGGCGGTCAAAGGCGCGAACGGCGAGCCGCCGGCGTACATGGGCAACAACATCCTGCCGGCGCAGTTGATGCAGCAGATCAAGTACCCGCCGTATTTCGATCAGTCGCTGTTTATCCCGCCACGGATCTGGATCGGTCCCAAAGGTACGCTGACACCGCTGCATCGCGACGACACTGACAATCTGTTCGCCCAGGTCTGGGGCCAGAAAACCTTCACCCTCGCCGCGCCCCATCACCGCGAAGCGCTCGGCACCTGGTCCACCGCGCCCAAGGGTGGGCTGGATGGCTGCGACTTCAACCCGGACGCGCCGGACTATCAGCGTTTTCCGCAGGCGCGCGATGTGACGTTTTTAAGGGTGACTTTAGAAGCTGGGGATTTGCTGTTTTTGCCGGAAGGCTGGTTCCATCAGGTGGAATCGGTGTCGACGTCGTTGTCGGTGAATTTCTGGGTTAACTCGGGGCGGGGCTGGTAA
- a CDS encoding glucose 1-dehydrogenase, which yields MQISLEQQVALVTGASSGIGAGAAKALAAAGAAVVINYNSQAEPAEALARQINDSGGRAIAIGADVSKEEDVERLFAQTLDAFGFLDILVANSGMQKDAKAVDMSLADWNQVIGVNLTGQFLCARAALRIFTQQGIREGVSKAAGKIIHMSSVHQRIPWAGHVNYAASKGGVDMLMQTLAQEVSQQKIRINGIAPGAIRTAINRAETEGDAAQKLLELIPYGRIGDVDDIASAVVFLASDASDYIVGTTLFIDGGMSLYPEFRGNG from the coding sequence ATGCAGATTTCCCTCGAGCAACAAGTCGCGCTGGTCACCGGCGCCAGTTCCGGCATCGGTGCCGGCGCTGCCAAGGCCTTGGCCGCTGCCGGTGCTGCGGTTGTGATCAACTACAACTCCCAGGCTGAACCCGCCGAAGCACTGGCGCGGCAGATCAATGACAGCGGTGGTCGCGCCATCGCCATTGGCGCCGATGTCTCCAAGGAAGAGGACGTCGAACGCCTGTTCGCCCAGACCCTCGATGCCTTCGGTTTCCTCGACATTCTGGTGGCCAATTCCGGGATGCAAAAAGACGCGAAAGCCGTGGACATGAGCCTCGCCGACTGGAATCAGGTGATCGGCGTCAACCTCACCGGCCAGTTCCTCTGTGCCCGTGCTGCCCTGCGGATTTTCACCCAGCAAGGCATTCGCGAAGGCGTGTCCAAGGCCGCCGGAAAGATCATCCACATGAGTTCGGTGCACCAACGCATTCCCTGGGCCGGTCATGTCAATTACGCCGCGTCCAAGGGCGGTGTCGACATGCTGATGCAGACCCTGGCCCAGGAAGTCAGCCAGCAGAAAATCCGTATCAACGGCATCGCGCCGGGGGCAATTCGCACGGCGATCAACCGCGCCGAAACCGAGGGCGACGCCGCGCAGAAGCTGCTTGAACTCATCCCTTACGGCCGCATCGGTGATGTCGACGATATCGCCAGCGCCGTCGTGTTTCTCGCCTCCGATGCGTCCGACTACATCGTCGGCACCACCCTGTTTATCGACGGCGGCATGAGCCTCTATCCGGAGTTCCGTGGCAATGGCTGA